The Triplophysa dalaica isolate WHDGS20190420 chromosome 18, ASM1584641v1, whole genome shotgun sequence genome includes the window CCTGGGACTCCCAGCCTCCAGGGGCTCTACACCTTCACTCACTATGACTGCATACAGAGCACACTTACTAGTGAGTGAATAgcgctctccctctctctctctctctttctcacacaaacacacccataCAAACAGTATCCTATTTACAGTAGCATTTTGAAATTTTCTCAAGTAAAATGTGCTTTcaaagaggaaaaaataaatcCCTGATGCGAACACAACTTCCTATTAGCAAACCTCGATCTAGCTATGATGTAAACTATGTTCTGCCTCAAAACCTAAAGTCAGTTCATGAAGACTTTATGATCCCATTCACACATTTAGAATTTCACAATAAGTATGTAATCAGATCAAATATTCAcaaagactttttatttttcagtggaAAATGTTGTCAGCAATAGCTTTGTGTATTTTGAGTTTGTCcttaaaatagtttgttttacACTAGCCAATGTGTGTGGGCACTCCGCTGGACCCCAGGACCGTGCATTCGTGAAGGCAACTGCACTGCTCCATTCTCATTTCTCTCAAACAGACACTTTACAAGAAGTCATTGTCAGGTCAGAATGTGTGATTGTTTACCAAATTTTATCGAATGTGTATATTGacaatttttcaaaaatgttcaaTTTGAAAAGACATATTTTACAGTTACAGAAGATTTAAATCTTCTATTTATGTACACATTATGGGGGTTATTATGTGTGTCTGTTCACTGAATTACAGGAATGCTAGCTCGGCAGTGTATGGAACCTGTAGCACCGCCCAGGAGACGTATTTTCTCCAGCAGGGAGCACCAGTCAGAAACTCTGGAAGTCCAGATGCCCAGGATAGTGCCTTCTCTCTGCCCAAAAAAGCTCGCCAGCGGCTCCTTAAACATGGAGTTAACCTGCTTTAACTGAGTCCACATTTTAGATCTTTATTTCAATCAACTACACtgtattttttactactgaaataaatacttttgAAGCCAGATGACAGCATTTTATGCATGTTTCACAAACAGAAACATCTTTATTCTCTGCTCTCTGTGTACAGTTCACAGAAGGttgatatatttaattcaatttcgATTCATAATTCTCACATTGAACTAatcttgttttttgtaaagaaagtcatacttgGTTTAGAATGACATAGGACAGAATAAATTATGGCAAAATTTTTATATTGGttcaatatttcttaaaaatgctggttttttttagaaaatactgctgatggttttattttaaacagtagAAACTAAAAGTGTACTGAAACCTCAGATGTAGACTGATTTAATGCATTGCTGTATATTCTGCGATTATTAAGATTTGGTGTAGAGAACATGGGCAGATTTTAAAAGCAATGCAGACCATTCAGTATTACTGTTTATGTGTTTAAGTATTGAATATGACAGCTTTTGAATGGACCAGAATTATtccaaaatatgaataaacttcttttttaaactttttaaggTGCTTTGGATGTTAAATAATTAGCATGTGCAACCGCACATGACCACAAATATATGAATCTGAATACTTGAATCAGAAAGTTGGTTTGACAGCATTAGCAACAAAATAACAGTATCAAGTAGGATtacttttacaataaatattaaataataataatttggaTACATGTGGTCGTCAAACGTAAGTGGGACAGCTACACCTGTATGAACTTGACACTATAATAAgatgtttaaaatcaatgcacaaATAGTCCAGAAAATGAGTTATCTCTAAGGAAAGATCctgctttatttgtttgcgGGTCactttgtgtgatgttttgttatCTTTGTAATGAAATTCACGCATTAGTAGCCTACACTTTTGTGCGTCTCTGTATGTGCACAAGGATTAATGACTTCAAAATGTATATCCACTCCAAGAGAACTGTTGCGTCTGCTGGTTGGTAAACTATTGTCAGAGTAGGGAATTAGGGCCAGAGAAGGAAAGTTTTCTGCTTCCCTTGTCGGTGTCGTTTCTCTTGCAAATGAGCATTTTGATGATGGTGCAGATGTTCTGTAATGAGGGTCATTAGGTGTGAGAATAAGAATGGGATGAACTGGCAGGGCTCTAGGCGCCTCATTATGCAGACACATTTAAAAGGTCGATGGGGGTGCGAATGGCCGCTTAAGGGTCCCAAAACAAAACCAGGGGGAGGAGAGTCAGAAGAAGACAAAACTAAAATTCCACAGAAGAATCTGAGCTTATTGTCAGTGCAGGAGAATTGACCCTTTCAGTCGTGTCGTGGAGAGCCAAGGATAAGAAGAGTATCTGGAGAGCAACACTAATAGCCGATATATTTGGACACTTGAGATGGCCACGGTTACGCACGCACGCGTTTCGCTGCTTGTCCTCGCTTTCGTTGCTGTCACCGTGGGAGTGGAGTGCAGATCTCTGCGTACGCAGTTTCGTAAGGTGACATCGATTCTAGGAGAGCGTAAAATCCGTATTGCTCACGTCCAGAGACGGATGCGTCGGGAGCCGGGGTCCGAGCGCGAACAGTGCGCTCTTTTAAGCGCACCGTGGACGGAGAGCACCGCTCCTTTTGGAGACTGGGGCCAAATGTATCGCCTAAAAATATTATCGACGACGAGTGACGGTTCACGTCCCGCCGTTTTTCCAGAACACCCCCTCTTCCAGTTTGTGAGAAGGGTTTATCGTTGTTGTCAAATTGGGTACCACTGCGGAAGTGTCAAAGGAATACAAGGACGAAAACCTGGGGGTAAGTCGAGCTCTGTTTCGAAAATAATGGTGTCATTATGGGTATAAAACTCGATAACATAAATTGACTATTATTTCTAACATCAATTTCTAACATCAAAGTCCTTCTTTGTGACCAGATTCCAACATTGAGTTTCTCCTTGGGATGGACGTGTTGTCAGGACCATTGGCGAGAGCAGaagttcattttcacttttcaaATCCCCAACACCTCAACATCCAACCTGTTCTGACCTCTTTGGAAAAACGAGGGTTTCCTACTAGGTAAGACACGATAGATGAAATAGAAATAGGTTGCCAATGTGTTATCCATGGacataataatattatacaattattcaAAGATTTAGTCACACCGTAATGTTTTTCTCTGCAGGTACAACGTATGGTTTCAAGATGGTGTGGTGGAGCTAAGAGTAGATCTGCTTGCCCTCTTCCAAGCACTGCAGCTGGCCACAGGAGGACCCAGTAGAGGCCCGAGCCTGATAGAAATTCATCGGGTGAGGGGCTTGACCAGACCAGGGGTCCTTGACCAAAAGGAAAGACCCCCAGCTCCTCAAGACACAGCGAGCGTACTGTGGGGGGATGTGAATGAAGACAGGGAGGGTGCGGCCCCCCTGCAGCCAGCTTTAGAGCTTGGACTGGCATTACACTGCAGCTTAGAGAACAATATCGCACAGCCCTGTCAAAACTATGGTGTACATTTAGCACATGCACCCTTCATTGCTCTGACATACAGAGAGCGGGACAAATGGGGTTAACTTTAAAAGTGTTCGTCAAATGATAAATGAAGAAACTGATCATGTGTCCAGCCAAACATGGTCAATCTTTGGCCCCCCTCCCCTTCACAAGTTCTTTGTGGCCATAAAGTCTCTGTCCATTCAGTCCACTAACACCTGGTGTGAATGTTCCCTGGATGGTTCGCTATTTCAAGAATTGCTAATGATTCCCATTGTTTTGCGACAATGGCAAGCTTACTGGAATTCAGAGTGGCCAATGTAATTTTGGAACACTATAGGCACTTCAGCatgtaaattgatttattaaattatgGGTGTTATTTGTGAGGAAAAAGTATCACTGTATAAACGTAAATAGTGTATAATTacagttatatatataaataaattgtttgcaTTGTACCTGTGTCcatgttctttctttctgttgtcACTGTATTATCGCAACTGTTAGGTAAGTCGTCTtgatttaaaatttaatttaattgtaaacAGGCAAACACTAAGAATTTTGTAATCTGCACAATtcaaaagatatatatatatattttggtaTCGATATACATGATTtgcatttatacagttttttttttacttgtatatttttcttcaaaCTTTCAAAGCTGCCCTCAGTATATTGTAATTACTGACAGGTTTGCTTAAGATGTGCTTTCAAAAATAATAGATATTTGTTGTGAAACGTGTTTATCACACTGTTCTactgtttcttttaaacatttgactaagTTTTATTCAGTATACTATACTTCAGTATACAGTAAGCTATTCACTATATAGTGTGGATTGTTCCATTTACTATGCTATTTATAACACTAATAGAGAGCTATAATATacggttctcaaactgggggcttGATCTGGGAttcacagattttgtggcattttatgaaatacagaaaataattatagattttatgcaatcaaacataaaaaataaaaccaccaaccaaaataattgatgttctagcattgtataactgattatgtttttggtttaattaaaattctaagtttaagattataaatctatatttggggggccgcaaagcaatgcattctacacaaagggggcctttaaacaaaaaagtttgagaaccactgatataCGAAACATAAAAAGATAGCCAGGACCAATTTTGAGCACAGATTATATTAGCCATaatcacattttttacttttataatccATGAGACATTGCtgatcattttataattttccacagtaatttgtttattgatgtaaACTCATAATACAGTCATATTTTATAGAGGCCTAGATATTTAACCCCTTGTAACCCTTATTGTAACCCCTTCCAATATTCACAGGTCCCACTGTACAGCATTTTTCAATACGGTCAAAgtcatacaaatataaaaagcagCCTAAGTAAAAAACACTAGACGTTGACTTTCTCCCAACTACAAGCAACAAACACagcatatatatttaatatttaatataaacctGTTAAACCATATTCATGAATTTGTTTCACCTTCTGTGAAATAAACATGTTGAATAAATCctgaatatatataaatgtatgaggTTGAAAAAACAAAATCGCATCTCTTGTAAATATGCATGGGTCCCATACCCGAACACCACACAACAGTTAAAAAGAGCTAAAAACAGAATCAAGAATAAAAGAGAATAACAAAATCATAAACATTCTTCCATGTTCCTTTTCTATGTGTGTTAGTTAAAAAATGCTTAAGATGTATTTTTGAGTTGCAATGAATTGTAAATGCAACACAATATATTCACGTGATGTAAACAGGACCCTCATGAATGTCATTTTACTATACGTTTCTTAATAAGGTAGAACAAGTGAAAACAACTAACAACACAGAAGATAAGAGTGTgactttttaatgtgtttacagTGTTCATGCTCACAAAATGGTTAAACTCTACACTTTGCCCCTAACACGGGCTGAGGCCAAAGTTCACCaggagaaagggagagaaagagagagagagagcaaaggaGGAGGGGATGACAGGAAAAGCAagttggaaaaaaatattttttaactaaaagaCCAACAGGTGTCTAGACAAAGTACAACCGCCGAAATAGAGGAACACTGGAAAATAAGGAAGAGACGATCAAGATCTGGAATTATGTCTAGATGAATGCATGATCCAAAGACCACTGAGCTCAAACGCAGGTGAACGATTGCAATGTTGTTTTGGCTTGCGTGTGTTTGAGTGTACGCTGTTTGCACACAGAAGTGTATGTGATCGTTTTAAAGACACGAACAAAGCTTGTGATCCTCTTTCTGTATGTACACACACGCAGGTGCCTTTTCCTAAATCTGAACACCGTCGAAGACCGACATCTGCTGAGACTCCACAGAAAACGTGAGATGGAGGGAGGTGAGGCAAGGAGAGCTGGAGAGCGAAGCGGTCGACTGTCGGCCTTGCAGGAGCAGCTGGTGTGGTCTCTCCTAAGCTCGGGTCTATCGAAAGAGTTGCTGATTCAAGCCATGGGagatcttgagagagagagagcatcgGCCAGTATGGAGAGGACAGACCGGGCAGACGGGGAGAGCTCAGAGGAAGGAGAGATGGAGAATCCGCCGCCGATCTTCGGCGAGCTGGAAAGACTTCCACCAGAGGAGGCAGTGAGACAGAGGGCTGAAGTTGACCAGCTGTTGCAGTAAGtgataaaaaaagcaaattttctCTTTGAAACATACATATATTACCTGAATTGTTGTTCcgacatgaaaaaaatgatccGGAAATTATGCTTTCCAGATAGTCCCTTTGATCTCCCCATGTCATGTTATCATCTTAATATCACTCCACGAATACCCAAAGAAACCAATCGCTTGTTTTTTAAGCCTCATTCCAAGTCTTCTGTCCATAATTCCTGTTCACCAGCTTCCTCTCTCCTCTAGTGCTTGGTTTCCTAACTGATGGGGTGAATATAAAGGAGGTTCCACCTTTTCTAGTTACTAATTACCCACCCTATTCATTATTCTCAGTCCATTTCtatctttttaataaatgagCTACATCGACTGGTTAAAATTAACAGAGTGACACAGTGTCCAactgtatctgtgtgtgtttgtgtacattcGACTATAGTGATATTGTAAAGATAGTGGTGTTGTGAAGGTAAATCTGCATCCAAAGGCTCTTTGGACAGTTTGGAGATAAAAAGCACATGTGATAAAGCACATGATGCATCTTATCAAAACATTTGGAAAGCTACTTTATTTGTGAGGGATTTGTATAAGTAAAATGCATTTCTGTTggagatgtttgtttgttggagTCTGCAGTGTGTGTTAGTGAGCGCTATTACAATCTATTTAGTGGACTTTGGTCCTTTGTCTCCGGCCTTATCTTACAGTGTAAATATTGCACCCTCTCTACCTCCTTCCTCTTTTCCCTCACCTTTCTTTGAaagctgtttttataaatcctttTGACCACTGTTTttgaaatgttcatattttaaaatacatgcaTCTTCCTAAtagtttttgtcttgttttctagtaaaactatttaaaactttttaaattatgatacaattacataccaagaaaagtgacccaagatatatagtatgttttatgaaaaaaataactggGTAAGTTTATGTgtgaggatttttttttaaaattaaatctacagtaagttactggcacaCCTTCTgaaaaaactacagcaaagttttacagagTTCCTTCTCATTTAGACCACTTCAGTACTAGGGAGAATGGCATGTTTTATGAAACCTTTGGTGTAGCATACTAAATGTCTCatagtttttacttttttggaTGTCtgcttataaaaatatttatacagataCAGTAGTacaagaataaaagaaaatcatagATCAAGTCCAAAATATTTCAATCATTTGTCAAATGTACAAAACTGAGGATAAAAGATTTTGAATTTTGATAGTGTATTGCTAATGCATGTCTTTTGGGAGATTTGCTTTAATCACATGAGTTAAATActttaatttaatgtattttataactttcctggttttattatatatctctgatgtctttatttttatcCTTATACTTATATTTCTactatatctatatatttataatattttatttaatgcattttcacaatagaaaataaacattcatttttcatgtgtttgtgtatgttagaGAGGATCCCTGGCATGTAGCTAAAATGATAAAGAGCTACATGCAGCAGCACAACCTCCCGCAGAGAGAAGTGGTAGAATCCACTGGCCTTAACCAATCCCATCTCTCCCAGCACCTCAACAAGGGCACACCAATGAAGAATCAAAAACGTGCCGCTCTGTATAGCTGGTGTGTCAAGAAAAAAGCAGAGATTAACCAACGTATGCATGACTAGTTCTTATTTCTGTTATACCATGTTCTGTTATAGAACGTATTTCCAGTTAGAATGGATATCCCTTTGATTTCATATTATGATCATTGCAGAATTCACCAATGCTAGTCGAGGTGTTATGTCAGGAGAGGAATCCGCCGAGGAAGGACGAAAAGGAAGGAGGAATCGTTTCAAATGGGGCCCTGCCTCCCAGCAAATCCTTTTTCAGGCATATGAACGACAAAAGAACCCCAGTAAAGAGGAGAGGGAGGGACTGGTGGAGGAGTGCAACAGGTAAACTGAGTTTAAAACTTGAAGTTGAAGAAGCAAAGTTGTATTTGGTCAGTGTTATTTAAATCTACACTCTTAAAGGTGGGGTGTCCAATTTACGACTTACGCTTGTTTAAAAGTCGGGCCGGTTACCagaacaaccttgtagccaatcagcagaaAGGTGCAccgtgcacaggatggacattacacgagccgagcgctgacgaaagcgaaagattgGGGTAGGGGTGTCTCTGTTCTGgagatttgaacatcaacaacggctatgagaaatcggacatcccacctttaaaaacaaaggtgcttaaaaggttatttaccgcaatgccatagaagaaccatttttggttccacaaagaaccatttagcCAAAGgttccatctctttcttacttttttataatctgaagaacctcttttcgccacaaagaaccttttgtgaaacaaaaagttTCTTCAgaatggttctttatggaaccaaaaggttattctatggcatcaaagaacctttttaaagaatgtattgTGCATTTGTATTTTAGAGCAGAGTGTCTACAGAGGGGTGTGTCTCCCTCTCAACTTGCTGGCCTGGGCTCTAATCTGGTGACAGAGGTTCGGGTATATAATTGGTTTGCCAATCGGCGCAAGGAGGAGGCTTTTCGCCACAAACTGGCCCTGGACGTGCCTTACAGTAGCCAATCAACACTCTCCACAGGTCAGACACTAGCTTCTAGTCCTTCACCAGGTAACTGTAATGTCATTCAAGATCATACCATCTTTGCACGTTTTATCTTCCTCCTAGTCCTGAGTTTGATTCAATGATTTCTGTTGTAAAAGGTCTGAAGTACGGTCAAGCAGTGATGTGTGAGAGTTTGGGCTCAGTGAGAAGCTCTAGTGGTGAAGACAGGGGTGGCAGTGGTCGTCTCGGAGGCAGTCCAGAACAGCTAGAACCCAGTCATACACTCCTTGACACACATCACCACAAACCAGTGAGATCAAATGACTTGATTGTtaggttacatttttttacctatTATGGGTTGGTTTTACCAATAATTTGTCAAATATAAAGATTccctgggttaatttaacccaacttgttgggtttgtccattttataGGCAAATTAGACCTGCAATTTAATTTGTTAGGCAATACACAGAAAAGAAACAAGCCTCCAGTTTCTGTTCACTCTATTAGGCATCTGGTGGTGGTTCCTTACCGCCTGTCAGTACTCTCACCTCTCTTCATGGACTCTCAGGATCCTCTTCACACCCTCCAGGACTGATTATGGCCTCCTTACCAAGCGTTATGAGTCTGGGAGACTCTTCTCTTTTTATAGGTGCAATATATAATTAAGTATTGTGGTATCGAGCAAACATTTATAGACAAAACGTTTTAACCAATGGATAATTCATGTCTCTTACTGTAGGCTTGACATCCTCTCAACCACAGACGATCCCTGTCATCAACAATATGGGGGGCGGGTTTACCACCCTTCAGCCAATTTCTTTTCAGCAGCAGCTTCACACCTCACCCCAACAGCATCTTCAGGGTCACCTTGGCCCCAACTCGTTCATGGCAACTATGGCCCCGTTACCATGTCACAGTAAGTCGTTTAGtgtatatttctttttaatagACTTGCATGACCCAACAGAGCCATCTGTAGGACTCTTTCGGTTTGGATTAACATAGCAGCATTCTAACATCTTTTCCTTAGCAATGCTGTAACAATGCCCAGATAAAATAGTTTAGCATCATGCCATTGCATTTTACATGTACAGAAGTTGATCATAATTGTGTTTGTATACGTTTTTTCAGTGTACAGCAAGGCAGACTTGACCTCCTACTCTTCTTCTAGTCTACTGTCGCAGGCTATGATCATCGCAGAGGGCAACAGCATTGGCACACTGACTAACCTTACAGCTGTTCGACAGGCATGAACCAAACAATCTGACCTTATGTGTAGAAACTAgtcaaaatagaaataaaagaattgtatgttgtatttaatttcaACAATCCTTTTGCTGCATGGCAATTCAAAACTGAAGAAGAAGTTAGATATAAGCTTTTAATGCATTCTATACAAACAATACATCCTTTCTTTCAGATTCTCACCTCAGATACGGAAGGTCACGCAGATACTCCTATTGAAGAGGAGTCTTTACACTTGCAGTCCACTTCACCAGAGCCAGGTATGGCCATCATCCCTTCCAAAGATTGTTTAATGTAAACCGGTGGTTTCCTACCTTTTCACATCtgatatgttgttttattttaactcACCTTTGTATAAAAGTTTtgtattaattgttttttgtttgaacaTGTGGCTGACATGTGTAACCGATCCTACATAAACCTGCTTCGAGCGGGGTTCGAACGTCTACCGACAAGTACAAAATGGGAAACAGGGACTCTGACCATGAGTCCGCAGACACTGATATGAGATAGCTATTTCTCCGAGATTACATAATAAATCAATGAGAAGAAATGCGCAAACTTTGCGTCTTCCGTGCAAGTTGAAAAAATGCAACTAGGGCGAGTAATTTGCCTTGCTCGAAAATGACGAACTATTCCCACGAGTATTACGAATAACGATATTCATCCCGCTTGGTCAGAATACAACATAATGTAAACTGTAGTCTGGGAGTGAAATTGAATTTGATAAGGATGCATACACCGGCCCTgcttgctacgcatatggattaccttttaaaaaaaagcaataaaccccgcgaagcagtgggttacagtgcattttataacggCTAATGGGGGTTTTAGggactgtaacccactgcttcataGGGCTAATTGCTTAATTGCTAGTTTCGTAAGTCCCCTTATTTAACAGCCGATTTAATTTATTAGTTGCacactttcattaaatgaactaggtgttttaaatacagtaacatacatttataattttatctAAAGTGTCTTACATTCCAATATCCTACATTTGTttcaaagtatgtgcaatcgaaccttaacgcaatgctcttccCACTGAGCTACACAGTACTATGGATCAGATGTATTAGGAACTACTTGTACAAATTCAGAAAAAATCAGAAATTTGAAGTCCCCCTACCTATTAAtctccttttttatttacagtgtctTCAAACAGTTTGGAGCTGTACACTCAGACCCAGACGAGTGAAACCCATCATTCTCACCTCCTCTCCGCTTCACCAGAAGAGATAGACCCTTATATCCCCACACAAATGGTTTCAACTGCACAGTAACTGTTGCTGAAGGTGCCGCCTAATATAGACAGTTGCTGAGATTTCTCCTGGGGAATGGAACATTGGTTGTGCCGATatctaaaaaatgtatctttttttgtCCGAGCGCAAAAATCtagataaatataaagtaacttGTCCTTATAAACTCTACACGCTGACTACCTATTTGTGACAACAGGAGTGAGtagtattcctttaaaatacattttaacttttttttaattcagaaaGTAAGTGCTTGTAAAAAAGTACataattattcattaaatgtataattacaaCTTTATGAATTCAAAATGTGTCAgaagtacacattcacaaacagcAGTGTGAATGTGATTCGTAatgttaaagttttaaaattaGCAAAACTTTCTATGTAAGACAACAAAAGCTTTATTGATGATGTTATGTGTAGTTCTTTTGGGGGGTTGGGGTTGTTGCATCAATAAAGCAAGATCTTGTTTTTTTGGTAAGAACTTTACTGTACAATAAACATTGTGAAACatgaacattataaaacaaaatccaGATGAAAATAGAAACCGAGTAAATAACTTCTGATTAAATCCAGAACAATCAGACTATCATTCAACACTGCCATTTCCTCCATCTTCcaattttttccttttctttttcttctttttctttgtcAAATTTTCTGTTACAGTGTGCTGCTCATCTGGATCTCCATTAGATTGCTTCTCACACTGAACACTAACTTTCTCACTTGCTTCTGTGGCCATTTTTCTTTTCctcattctctttcttttctttggtACGGTGTCTGCAGTGTGATTCTCCCCTCCATCCTCTGTCTCTCCACTTTTCTTCTCTGTGACGGGTGGAGCTGAAAGGGCAAGCAGATCTGAAACAGACACTGCAGCTTCTCGAAACCTCATCTCCATTTCACTGTCACTGTCACTGCATAGAAAGAGCGAATGAAATACATGTATttctttaaagcaacactttgaaGTTTTTTCGACTTAATAACAATTTTGAATAATatctctaaaattatttaagTGGTAGAACAATTTTAACTAGACGAATTCTACTCAAAGAAACAGAATGTCTAATCTGCGATCTCAGACCCAGATCGTTTGATTGCTTACATGGCTGCAATATGCTGTGATTGTCACAACCTGGCAACCGCGCTTTCAAAATACACTACTGGGCAAATCGGCAGTAGGCGGGGTCACACggaccaaaacaaaaacccattcCGACATGGAAAGCACATTTCAGAGGTTAATAACTGGCTATAGCTTTGTTTTTAGACAAACCAATATATTAACTTAGCATGCTTCCTACACCTCTGCGAACATTTAGTAAAGTCATTTTGTTACAGACAGGACCTTTAAATCAGAGCTTCCAAAACTTTCAGCCATGGCCCCTGGTGGGTAGTAGAGGTATTGCAGGGGGAATGGCTTCAGCAATCAAAAGTTAGAAATACtccattcatttacatttcatttattcacttggCAGACACGTATCCCAAGTGACTTACAAGTAGaagagcatttaacattttgtcaacactcTAAACAATACTGATATTTTATAAAGCCATGTCACTAAAGCTGAAGCAAGCaagagagagaatgaacaacatgaaagacaattttttttggaCAAAACAGACAGTTATTAGTAAGTTAGATACATTTGGAATCGATGATTTGAGTTGTCTTTTGAAGTTGTTATGGACCCTGCaagttcattccaccacagaTGAACCCTTAAATACAGTTATAAGTTTTACTGCAAAAAGATTTGTAGCTTCTGTACCACATTTTGATGCCATTTGCAAACAGTATGCAGTGGTAAGGATTACAAATGcaatatatgtattattatcCTACCTTCACCAGAATATGATAAGCATATTACAGTATTCTGTAGTACAGATTAGTTAATTGATTAACTGTAGTAGTTTCATATGTACTACAATGTTCAAAAACCCAACAAGACACAGACTAATATTTAACAGCATTCCTGCCAATGTTAAGTTACTTGTTATTTAAAAGAAGCAAATTGACCGTACAGTGTGTACCATACTTTCATAATCATAAGTCAAACTCACCTAGAGCTGGGAACTGGGCGTCTCTTTTTTGGGGGTGGAGATAACTCACGCTCCATCCACTTTCCAGGAGCAGAAGTGAAGAAGAGACGAAAACCTTTAAAAATTACAAGAAATATTTCgaatgaaattaatttagcAGCAGCTTTTAAACTTGATTGAAAACCTATAAAACCtgacaaaatggaaaataaaagtGGTGGCTCAAAAATCTGTGACCACAAGTTAAAAtgatgcaaataataaaaaaaggggTAAATGTCaattaatgacagaaatgtgaaTAAATTGTAAATGCTTGCTTAAATGACAGCATGCACTTTATTTTGCATGGACACTCACCTTCATCCTCCTCTTCGTCTGTACTTTTAGACGGACAAGCTTGTGAAGCAAC containing:
- the si:ch211-170d8.2 gene encoding uncharacterized protein si:ch211-170d8.2; protein product: MATVTHARVSLLVLAFVAVTVGVECRSLRTQFRKVTSILGERKIRIAHVQRRMRREPGSEREQCALLSAPWTESTAPFGDWGQMYRLKILSTTSDGSRPAVFPEHPLFQFVRRVYRCCQIGYHCGSVKGIQGRKPGDSNIEFLLGMDVLSGPLARAEVHFHFSNPQHLNIQPVLTSLEKRGFPTRYNVWFQDGVVELRVDLLALFQALQLATGGPSRGPSLIEIHRVRGLTRPGVLDQKERPPAPQDTASVLWGDVNEDREGAAPLQPALELGLALHCSLENNIAQPCQNYGVHLAHAPFIALTYRERDKWG
- the hnf1a gene encoding hepatocyte nuclear factor 1-alpha isoform X2, with the protein product MHDPKTTELKRRCLFLNLNTVEDRHLLRLHRKREMEGGEARRAGERSGRLSALQEQLVWSLLSSGLSKELLIQAMGDLERERASASMERTDRADGESSEEGEMENPPPIFGELERLPPEEAVRQRAEVDQLLQEDPWHVAKMIKSYMQQHNLPQREVVESTGLNQSHLSQHLNKGTPMKNQKRAALYSWCVKKKAEINQQFTNASRGVMSGEESAEEGRKGRRNRFKWGPASQQILFQAYERQKNPSKEEREGLVEECNRAECLQRGVSPSQLAGLGSNLVTEVRVYNWFANRRKEEAFRHKLALDVPYSSQSTLSTGLKYGQAVMCESLGSVRSSSGEDRGGSGRLGGSPEQLEPSHTLLDTHHHKPASGGGSLPPVSTLTSLHGLSGSSSHPPGLIMASLPSVMSLGDSSLFIGLTSSQPQTIPVINNMGGGFTTLQPISFQQQLHTSPQQHLQGHLGPNSFMATMAPLPCHMYSKADLTSYSSSSLLSQAMIIAEGNSIGTLTNLTAVRQILTSDTEGHADTPIEEESLHLQSTSPEPVSSNSLELYTQTQTSETHHSHLLSASPEEIDPYIPTQMVSTAQ
- the hnf1a gene encoding hepatocyte nuclear factor 1-alpha isoform X1; this translates as MHDPKTTELKRRCLFLNLNTVEDRHLLRLHRKREMEGGEARRAGERSGRLSALQEQLVWSLLSSGLSKELLIQAMGDLERERASASMERTDRADGESSEEGEMENPPPIFGELERLPPEEAVRQRAEVDQLLQEDPWHVAKMIKSYMQQHNLPQREVVESTGLNQSHLSQHLNKGTPMKNQKRAALYSWCVKKKAEINQQFTNASRGVMSGEESAEEGRKGRRNRFKWGPASQQILFQAYERQKNPSKEEREGLVEECNRAECLQRGVSPSQLAGLGSNLVTEVRVYNWFANRRKEEAFRHKLALDVPYSSQSTLSTGQTLASSPSPGLKYGQAVMCESLGSVRSSSGEDRGGSGRLGGSPEQLEPSHTLLDTHHHKPASGGGSLPPVSTLTSLHGLSGSSSHPPGLIMASLPSVMSLGDSSLFIGLTSSQPQTIPVINNMGGGFTTLQPISFQQQLHTSPQQHLQGHLGPNSFMATMAPLPCHMYSKADLTSYSSSSLLSQAMIIAEGNSIGTLTNLTAVRQILTSDTEGHADTPIEEESLHLQSTSPEPVSSNSLELYTQTQTSETHHSHLLSASPEEIDPYIPTQMVSTAQ
- the c18h12orf43 gene encoding protein CUSTOS, whose amino-acid sequence is MSESSSEEENADRFKEAAWSFGSQGVKICEEDKDSSGRQSHRTEVSKHEHDANELGTTPEFRSHVAKKLGAILDGCISEVFSDTVASQACPSKSTDEEEDEGFRLFFTSAPGKWMERELSPPPKKRRPVPSSSDSDSEMEMRFREAAVSVSDLLALSAPPVTEKKSGETEDGGENHTADTVPKKRKRMRKRKMATEASEKVSVQCEKQSNGDPDEQHTVTENLTKKKKKKKRKKLEDGGNGSVE